A region from the Pectinophora gossypiella chromosome 29, ilPecGoss1.1, whole genome shotgun sequence genome encodes:
- the LOC126379427 gene encoding zinc finger protein ZFP2-like isoform X1, whose amino-acid sequence MDVVACRVCLSTDLKLYSLDKYGLRQAFDEITSIPLSPSDGLPQHVCYICSAQLLKHMSFKAKCNETNALLRETRCRGDLITQDYLKTVNRATHFTIANVNKINFIDNKPETAEEKCENFEYIDDEIFDIKQEVYFDDDNDINEDTDRTDHEDICKEKSVLNKAIVGSKTDATEENSNSIYYTDADTVLQMHSIIIEAGDKVKPAVKRVKKEKNATRKVKKNVKVENFTDSDDEVLTVKKLKYANKRNKDPDRLLMSKILKKVEAIKEFAGKYNAKATIYSKDDQLKEVLDRKDTDAYKKARLRCDVCFKGFITDTAYNNHKLTHDPTRGQYKCEICQMYFQKKVTRDRHADEHRIKYTCEQCGESFTNPNLVRVHFRFHKGIQYECKICKKTYRKLTTYYNHKRNSHASVTCALCGEAYVGEQGLHGHMMKSHREALNCRCSSCGVRFQNDEVLQKHTNSGCHPTVKACARCGEGFPNQEALDAHLEDVHKTIKIFNCDECDRTFTDEHYLGLHWNKVHSTKARPRQRNVLSMPRDKPGRKQEPFDYLETRLMCDLCGKGFMNKTMFTFHMRLHTGEKPHQCSICPKAFRLPMSLKAHMNVHTDERPYQCSLCPRAFRQATHRNSHMLVHTQEKPHPCEICSKRFSLAANMREHMRTVHAGLPPRRRQRRAQRTQ is encoded by the exons ATGGACGTGGTAGCCTGCCGTGTGTGTTTATCGACTGATCTAAAGCTATACAGCCTCGATAAATACGGTCTGAGGCAAGCTTTCGACGAAATAACTTCGATACCG TTGTCACCGTCAGATGGCCTCCCTCAGCATGTGTGCTATATATGCAGCGCGCAGCTGCTTAAACATATGTCATTTAAAGCCAAATGTAACGAAACGAACGCTTTGCTTCGGGAGACTCGGTGTAGAGGTGACTTG ATAACGCAAGACTACTTGAAAACTGTGAACAGAGCTACCCATTTCACAATAGCAAACGTtaacaaaataaactttattgacaaCAAACCTGAGACAGCAGAAGAAAAGTGTGAAAACTTTGAATATATCGACGATGAGATATTTGATATCAAACAGGAGGTTTATTTTGACGATGACAATGATATAAATGAAGATACAGACAGAACAGACCATGAGGATATTTGTAAAGAAAAGAGTGTTCTTAACAAAGCCATCGTTGGTTCTAAAACTGACGCTACAGAAGAGAATAGCAACAGTATTTATTACACCGATGCTGATACCGTACTCCAGATGCATTCCATCATCATCGAGGCCGGTGACAAAGTCAAACCAGCTGTCAAACGCGTCAAGAAAGAGAAAAACGCGACGAGAAAAGTGAAAAAGAATGTTAAAGTTGAAAATTTCACAGATTCCGATGACGAAGTTTTGACAGTTAAAAAGTTGAAGTATGCAAACAAACGGAATAAAGACCCGGATAGATTGTTGATGAGTAAGATATTGAAAAAAGTGGAAGCTATAAAAGAATTTGCGGGGAAATATAATGCCAAAGCGACCATTTACTCTAAAGACGATCAGTTGAAAGAAGTACTAGACAGGAAGGACACCGATGCTTACAAGAAGGCTAGATTACGTTGTGATGTCTGCTTTAAAGGCTTCATTACTGACACAGcttataataatcataaattgaCGCACGACCCT ACCCGTGGACAATACAAGTGCGAAATTTGCCAGATGTATTTCCAGAAGAAGGTGACCAGAGACAGGCATGCGGACGAACATAGAATCAAATATACCTGCGAGCAATGCGGCGAGAGTTTCACTAACCC GAACCTTGTTCGAGTTCACTTCAGGTTCCATAAGGGTATACAGTACGAgtgtaaaatatgtaaaaaaacttatcG CAAACTGACGACGTATTATAACCACAAACGCAACAGCCACGCAAGTGTGACATGCGCACTGTGCGGGGAGGCGTACGTCGGCGAGCAGGGACTCCACGGACACATGATGAAGTCACATCGAGAG GCTTTGAATTGTCGCTGCTCGTCCTGCGGTGTTCGGTTTCAAAACGACGAGGTACTGCAGAAACACACCAACAGTGGCTGCCATCCAACTGTCAA ggcTTGTGCTCGTTGTGGCGAGGGATTCCCAAACCAAGAGGCTCTAGATGCACATTTAGAAGACGTACATAAAActatcaaaatatttaattgCGATGAG TGTGACAGGACATTCACAGACGAGCACTATCTGGGCTTGCACTGGAACAAGGTGCACAGCACGAAGGCGCGGCCGCGACAGAGGAACGTGCTGTCCATGCCACGAGACAAGCCTGGCAGGAAGCAGGAGCCGTTCGACTACCTGGAGACCAGGCTCATGTGCGACCTCTGTGGGAAGGGGTTTATG aataaaACAATGTTCACATTTCACATGCGTCTACACACGGGTGAGAAGCCGCACCAGTGCTCGATCTGCCCGAAGGCTTTCCGACTGCCCATGTCACTAAAG GCTCACATGAACGTCCACACTGATGAGCGACCGTACCAGTGTTCCCTGTGTCCGCGCGCCTTCCGACAAGCCACGCACAGAAACTCCCACATGTTG GTGCACACACAAGAGAAGCCTCACCCGTGCGAGATCTGCTCCAAGCGGTTCAGCCTGGCGGCCAACATGCGCGAGCACATGCGCACTGTGCACGCCGGCCTGCCGCCGCGGCGGCGCCAGCGACGTGCGCAGCGGACGCAATAa
- the LOC126379427 gene encoding zinc finger protein 595-like isoform X2 — MDVVACRVCLSTDLKLYSLDKYGLRQAFDEITSIPLSPSDGLPQHVCYICSAQLLKHMSFKAKCNETNALLRETRCRGDLTRGQYKCEICQMYFQKKVTRDRHADEHRIKYTCEQCGESFTNPNLVRVHFRFHKGIQYECKICKKTYRKLTTYYNHKRNSHASVTCALCGEAYVGEQGLHGHMMKSHREALNCRCSSCGVRFQNDEVLQKHTNSGCHPTVKACARCGEGFPNQEALDAHLEDVHKTIKIFNCDECDRTFTDEHYLGLHWNKVHSTKARPRQRNVLSMPRDKPGRKQEPFDYLETRLMCDLCGKGFMNKTMFTFHMRLHTGEKPHQCSICPKAFRLPMSLKAHMNVHTDERPYQCSLCPRAFRQATHRNSHMLVHTQEKPHPCEICSKRFSLAANMREHMRTVHAGLPPRRRQRRAQRTQ; from the exons ATGGACGTGGTAGCCTGCCGTGTGTGTTTATCGACTGATCTAAAGCTATACAGCCTCGATAAATACGGTCTGAGGCAAGCTTTCGACGAAATAACTTCGATACCG TTGTCACCGTCAGATGGCCTCCCTCAGCATGTGTGCTATATATGCAGCGCGCAGCTGCTTAAACATATGTCATTTAAAGCCAAATGTAACGAAACGAACGCTTTGCTTCGGGAGACTCGGTGTAGAGGTGACTTG ACCCGTGGACAATACAAGTGCGAAATTTGCCAGATGTATTTCCAGAAGAAGGTGACCAGAGACAGGCATGCGGACGAACATAGAATCAAATATACCTGCGAGCAATGCGGCGAGAGTTTCACTAACCC GAACCTTGTTCGAGTTCACTTCAGGTTCCATAAGGGTATACAGTACGAgtgtaaaatatgtaaaaaaacttatcG CAAACTGACGACGTATTATAACCACAAACGCAACAGCCACGCAAGTGTGACATGCGCACTGTGCGGGGAGGCGTACGTCGGCGAGCAGGGACTCCACGGACACATGATGAAGTCACATCGAGAG GCTTTGAATTGTCGCTGCTCGTCCTGCGGTGTTCGGTTTCAAAACGACGAGGTACTGCAGAAACACACCAACAGTGGCTGCCATCCAACTGTCAA ggcTTGTGCTCGTTGTGGCGAGGGATTCCCAAACCAAGAGGCTCTAGATGCACATTTAGAAGACGTACATAAAActatcaaaatatttaattgCGATGAG TGTGACAGGACATTCACAGACGAGCACTATCTGGGCTTGCACTGGAACAAGGTGCACAGCACGAAGGCGCGGCCGCGACAGAGGAACGTGCTGTCCATGCCACGAGACAAGCCTGGCAGGAAGCAGGAGCCGTTCGACTACCTGGAGACCAGGCTCATGTGCGACCTCTGTGGGAAGGGGTTTATG aataaaACAATGTTCACATTTCACATGCGTCTACACACGGGTGAGAAGCCGCACCAGTGCTCGATCTGCCCGAAGGCTTTCCGACTGCCCATGTCACTAAAG GCTCACATGAACGTCCACACTGATGAGCGACCGTACCAGTGTTCCCTGTGTCCGCGCGCCTTCCGACAAGCCACGCACAGAAACTCCCACATGTTG GTGCACACACAAGAGAAGCCTCACCCGTGCGAGATCTGCTCCAAGCGGTTCAGCCTGGCGGCCAACATGCGCGAGCACATGCGCACTGTGCACGCCGGCCTGCCGCCGCGGCGGCGCCAGCGACGTGCGCAGCGGACGCAATAa
- the LOC126379426 gene encoding putative zinc finger protein 66: MSLPFVSVLGEAQYEEIRACRGCLATGGDLHSLHGSSLSQIFSEFTTMPVKPSDGYPQFLCSWCRHLVRKFFNFRKRCHITTWTLQQMISNREIITEDKLNSIDRTHLKLNFMPSETYITSYLPNEIDNNIVNNVTNADTNIGNDSKGIKRAFEATFEEDDLNNEETFEEIDEKISSEKEENISQDIKEEIEAPIEDDRKINKRTTRKRKAKKDITEIIIDKSESDKIPRKKKRKGKEVKKRSTKKTKEIAEKDLIVKDEIDVDTDENLKNAKLFYNHHPSKEPTNEELKKRLEMIERFSKNYNVAIRFLSKEEQRRELEERKNYYKNLPFTCDVCYRGYSFEAAYRTHMTVHDPATGDFVCEICGIRSKTHRDREKHVNATHLKRFTCKQCGIVTKSQSYAKAHFARHRGATYSCDQCGKTFGHQTNYLGHMRSAHETRATRCAVCGDALLGRLGLSVHMGIVHKQATSCPSCDTLFHNAECLHKHLECATSVCPPGVRPCPMCGTNFSSEKLMKKHYDEEHNKEFKCELCNKTLSTKLKYSTHMHEHKKTETSTTSGLICEICGKGKFKNLTQLRTHQRVHTGEKPYKCSLCPKTFRVTTLLKSHMVIHTDERRYKCPQCPKAFHQNAHRTAHLLTHTKQRPYACYACPKRYTSATAAKEHADTVHRGLPARRRDKKDS, translated from the exons ATGAGTTTGCCGTTTGTGAGTGTGCTTGGGGAGGCGCAGTATGAAGAAATAAGGGCGTGTCGGGGGTGTTTAGCTACAGGAGGTGACTTACACAGTCTTCATGGGAGTAGtttatctcaaatattttcagAATTTACCACAATGCCC GTGAAGCCGTCAGACGGGTATCCTCAGTTCCTATGCAGCTGGTGTCGGCACCTGGTACGCAAGTTCTTCAACTTCCGCAAGAGGTGTCACATCACCACGTGGACGCTGCAACAGATGATAAGCAATAGGGAAATT ATAACAGAGGacaaattgaattctatagaCAGAACACATCTGAAACTAAACTTTATGCCTAGTGAAACATACATTACATCTTACTTACCTAACGAAATAgacaataatattgtaaataatgtaACCAATGCAGATACAAATATAGGCAACGATTCTAAAGGTATCAAAAGAGCTTTCGAAGCAACTTTCGAGGAAGACGATCTCAACAATGAAGAAACATTCGAAGAAATAGACGAAAAGATAAGTtctgaaaaagaagaaaatatatcACAAGATATCAAAGAAGAGATAGAAGCGCCAATAGAAGATGAtaggaaaataaacaaaagaacaaCAAGGAAAAGAAAGGCAAAGAAAGATATAACGGAAATCATTATAGATAAAAGTGAGAGTGACAAGATACCAAGGAAAAAGAAGCGGAAAGGTAAAGAAGTAAAAAAGAGaagtacaaaaaaaacaaaggaaATAGCAGAAAAGGATTTAATAGTTAAAGATGAAATCGACGTTGATACAGATGAGAATTTAAAAAATGCTAAATtgttttataatcatcatccgTCTAAGGAACCAACGAATGAAGAACTCAAAAAgagat TGGAGATGATTGAGAGATTCTCAAAGAACTACAATGTGGCGATACGGTTTCTGAGCAAAGAGGAGCAGAGGAGGGAGTTGGAGGAGAGGAAGAACTACTACAAGAACCTGCCGTTCACCTGTGATGTCTGCTACAGGGGATACTCCTTCGAAGCAGCATACAGGACCCACATGACAGTGCATGACCCT GCTACCGGAGACTTCGTGTGTGAAATATGCGGAATTCGCTCAAAGACACACAGAGACCGCGAGAAGCATGTTAACGCGACACATTTGAAACGATTTACATGTAAACAATGTGGAATTGTCACCAAGAGCCA GTCATACGCGAAGGCTCACTTCGCTCGGCACAGAGGCGCTACCTACAGCTGTGATCAATGTGGGAAGACATTTGG CCACCAAACGAACTACCTGGGTCACATGCGTTCAGCGCACGAGACACGGGCCACGCGATGCGCCGTGTGCGGAGAcgcactacttggccggctcGGGCTGAGCGTGCATATGGGCATTGTGCATAAACAG GCGACGAGTTGTCCATCTTGTGACACGTTGTTCCACAACGCCGAGTGTCTCCATAAACATCTGGAGTGTGCCACCAGCGTGTGCCCGCCGGGGGTCAG GCCGTGTCCAATGTGTGGCACCAACTTTTCATCCGAGAAACTAATGAAGAAACATTATGATGAAGAACATAACAAAGAGTTTAAATGTGAACTG TGTAACAAGACCCTGTCAACGAAGCTGAAGTATTCCACCCACATGCACGAACACAAGAAGACGGAGACCAGCACGACCAGTGGGCTGATCTGCGAGATATGTGGAAAGGGCAAGTTCAAG AACCTGACGCAGCTCCGCACTCACCAGCGCGTCCACACCGGGGAGAAACCGTACAAGTGCAGCCTGTGTCCCAAGACATTCCGGGTTACCACGCTGCTCAAG AGTCACATGGTGATTCATACCGACGAGAGACGGTACAAGTGTCCCCAGTGCCCCAAAGCCTTCCACCAGAACGCGCACAGAACTGCGCACTTATTG ACCCACACGAAGCAACGGCCGTACGCGTGTTACGCGTGTCCCAAACGGTACACGAGCGCCACCGCGGCCAAGGAACACGCGGACACCGTACACAGGGGGCTGCCGGCGAGACGACGTGACAAGAAGGATAGCTGA